In Heteronotia binoei isolate CCM8104 ecotype False Entrance Well chromosome 16, APGP_CSIRO_Hbin_v1, whole genome shotgun sequence, a single genomic region encodes these proteins:
- the PDK1 gene encoding pyruvate dehydrogenase (acetyl-transferring) kinase isozyme 1, mitochondrial isoform X2: protein MRLLRALLRSVSPATIPQQVDFYCRFSPSPLSMKQFLDFGSDNACEKTSFMFLRQELPVRLANIMKEISLLPDNLLKTPSVQLVQSWYVQSLQEILDFKDKSAEDLETVSCFTDTVITIRNRHNDVIPTMAQGIIEYKDHYGVDPVTSQNVQYFLDRFFMSRISIRMLLNQHTLLFGGKVKVNPAHPKHIGSIDPKCNVVEVIKDGYENAKRLCDLYYMSCPELVLEEQNVKLPEQPMQVVYVPSHLYYMVFELFKNAMRATMEHHADRGIYPPIHVHVTLGNEDLTVKAGFGYGLPISRLYAQYFQGDLKLYSLEGYGTDAVIFIKALSTESIERLPVYNKSAWRHYTANHEADDWCVPSSEPKDMTTFRSI, encoded by the exons ATGAGGCTGCTCCGGGCGCTGCTGAGGAGCGTCTCCCCCGCCACCATCCCACAGCAGGTGGATTTCTATTGCCGCTTCTCCCCGTCCCCCCTTTCCATGAAACAGTTCCTCGACTTCG GATCTGACAATGCTTGTGAGAAAACTTCGTTTATGTTTCTAAGGCAAGAGCTGCCTGTACGATTGGCAAATATAATGAAAGAAATAAGCCTGCTTCCAGACAATCTTCTCAAAACACCTTCAGTTCAGCTTGTTCAGAGCTG GTATGTCCAAAGTCTTCAGGAGATCCTCGATTTTAAAGATAAAAGTGCCGAAGATTTAGAAACTGTTTCTTG ttttacagatactgtgatAACGATCCGAAATCGCCACAATGATGTCATTCCTACCATGGCTCAGGGCATAATAGAATATAAGGATCATTACGGAGTCGATCCAGTGACCAGTCAGAACGTGCAGTATTTCTTAGATCGCTTTTTCATGAGTCGCATTTCAATTAGAATGCTGCTTAATCAACACA CTTTGTTGTTTGGAGGGAAAGTCAAAGTTAACCCAGCTCATCCGAAACACATTGGAAGCATTGATCCAAAGTGCAATGTTGTTGAAGTTATAAAAG ATGGCTATGAAAATGCAAAGAGACTCTGTGACTTATATTACATGAGCTGTCCAGAGCTTGTACTTGAAGAACAGAATG TAAAATTACCAGAGCAACCCATGCAGGTGGTGTATGTACCATCACACCTCTACTACATGGTTTTTGAACTTTTTAAG AATGCAATGAGGGCGACCATGGAACACCATGCTGATAGAGGGATTTACCCTCCAATTCACGTTCACGTCACATTAGGCAATGAGGATTTAACAGTGAAG GCTGGATTTGGTTATGGCTTACCTATCTCACGTCTTTATGCTCAGTACTTCCAAGGAGATCTGAAGCTGTATTCTTTAGAGGGTTATGGGACAGATGCTGTTATCTTCATCAAG GCTTTATCAACAGAATCTATTGAAAGGCTGCCAGTGTATAACAAATCAGCTTGGAGACATTACACAGCAAATCATGAAGCAGATGACTGGTGTGTCCCAAGCAGTGAACCAAAGGACATGACTACATTCCGCAGTATATAG
- the PDK1 gene encoding pyruvate dehydrogenase (acetyl-transferring) kinase isozyme 1, mitochondrial isoform X1, with the protein MRLLRALLRSVSPATIPQQVDFYCRFSPSPLSMKQFLDFGSDNACEKTSFMFLRQELPVRLANIMKEISLLPDNLLKTPSVQLVQSWYVQSLQEILDFKDKSAEDLETVSCFTDTVITIRNRHNDVIPTMAQGIIEYKDHYGVDPVTSQNVQYFLDRFFMSRISIRMLLNQHTLLFGGKVKVNPAHPKHIGSIDPKCNVVEVIKDGYENAKRLCDLYYMSCPELVLEEQNVKLPEQPMQVVYVPSHLYYMVFELFKNAMRATMEHHADRGIYPPIHVHVTLGNEDLTVKMCDRGGGVPLRKIDRLFNYMYSTAPRPRVETSRATPLAGFGYGLPISRLYAQYFQGDLKLYSLEGYGTDAVIFIKALSTESIERLPVYNKSAWRHYTANHEADDWCVPSSEPKDMTTFRSI; encoded by the exons ATGAGGCTGCTCCGGGCGCTGCTGAGGAGCGTCTCCCCCGCCACCATCCCACAGCAGGTGGATTTCTATTGCCGCTTCTCCCCGTCCCCCCTTTCCATGAAACAGTTCCTCGACTTCG GATCTGACAATGCTTGTGAGAAAACTTCGTTTATGTTTCTAAGGCAAGAGCTGCCTGTACGATTGGCAAATATAATGAAAGAAATAAGCCTGCTTCCAGACAATCTTCTCAAAACACCTTCAGTTCAGCTTGTTCAGAGCTG GTATGTCCAAAGTCTTCAGGAGATCCTCGATTTTAAAGATAAAAGTGCCGAAGATTTAGAAACTGTTTCTTG ttttacagatactgtgatAACGATCCGAAATCGCCACAATGATGTCATTCCTACCATGGCTCAGGGCATAATAGAATATAAGGATCATTACGGAGTCGATCCAGTGACCAGTCAGAACGTGCAGTATTTCTTAGATCGCTTTTTCATGAGTCGCATTTCAATTAGAATGCTGCTTAATCAACACA CTTTGTTGTTTGGAGGGAAAGTCAAAGTTAACCCAGCTCATCCGAAACACATTGGAAGCATTGATCCAAAGTGCAATGTTGTTGAAGTTATAAAAG ATGGCTATGAAAATGCAAAGAGACTCTGTGACTTATATTACATGAGCTGTCCAGAGCTTGTACTTGAAGAACAGAATG TAAAATTACCAGAGCAACCCATGCAGGTGGTGTATGTACCATCACACCTCTACTACATGGTTTTTGAACTTTTTAAG AATGCAATGAGGGCGACCATGGAACACCATGCTGATAGAGGGATTTACCCTCCAATTCACGTTCACGTCACATTAGGCAATGAGGATTTAACAGTGAAG ATGTGTGATCGCGGTGGTGGCGTTCCTTTGAGGAAAATAGATCGCCTGTTTAATTATATGTATTCAACTGCACCACGTCCTCGTGTTGAGACGTCACGAGCTACACCTCTG GCTGGATTTGGTTATGGCTTACCTATCTCACGTCTTTATGCTCAGTACTTCCAAGGAGATCTGAAGCTGTATTCTTTAGAGGGTTATGGGACAGATGCTGTTATCTTCATCAAG GCTTTATCAACAGAATCTATTGAAAGGCTGCCAGTGTATAACAAATCAGCTTGGAGACATTACACAGCAAATCATGAAGCAGATGACTGGTGTGTCCCAAGCAGTGAACCAAAGGACATGACTACATTCCGCAGTATATAG